One window of the Lactobacillus sp. PV034 genome contains the following:
- a CDS encoding M13 family metallopeptidase, which produces MKQLNVRGGASNIIEPNVNARPQDNLYLAVNSKWLEDAKIPSDRSRISSFDGIDLNIEKELMSDFADFAAGKKALPDVPNFDKAVELYKLANNFDKRNADGAKPIQADLEELTGLRDFADLNLKAANLYKNGFGLPFSIYVEADMKNTKVHALHFGGASLILPDTTTYENPAASDLLNVWQNQTEKLLTMAGVSAADAKKYVAQALAFDKKLSKVVKSSEEWADYPAMYNPESITDFESKIKSFKFDQFLGELFDQKPERIIVTEPRYLDHFEELINPDNFEEIKGWMISGFINSVASYLSQDFREAAFPFSQALSGQPELSSGVKQAYRIANGMFSEVVGVYYGQTYFGAEAKADVEDMIHKMIDVYEQRITDNDWLSEDTKKKAIVKLRALILKIGYPDKIEKIYDRFQIVPESKGGSLYANESAAGKEEIKYNLEKLTQNVDRTVWLMPGNLVNACYDPQRNDITFPAAILQKPFYDLKQSRALNYGGIGVVIAHEISHAFDNNGAKFDEFGNLKNWWTKEDFAEFEKRTQEEIDLFNGIEYGPVTLNGKQIVSENIADQGGLTAAVEANKGEGGNMKEVFENFARVWATKQLPESIKTQVSVDVHAPGPERANVQSQCQEEFYKAFDVKPEDGMWLDPEKRVVIW; this is translated from the coding sequence ATGAAACAATTAAATGTTCGTGGTGGAGCTAGCAATATTATTGAACCTAATGTAAATGCTCGCCCACAAGATAACTTGTATTTAGCCGTGAATTCAAAGTGGTTAGAAGATGCAAAAATTCCTTCTGACCGTTCTCGTATTTCAAGTTTTGATGGTATTGACCTCAACATTGAAAAAGAGTTAATGAGTGACTTTGCTGATTTTGCAGCCGGGAAAAAGGCTTTACCTGATGTGCCTAACTTTGATAAGGCAGTAGAATTATATAAGCTTGCTAATAATTTTGATAAAAGAAATGCGGATGGTGCCAAGCCAATCCAAGCTGATCTTGAAGAATTAACTGGTTTGCGTGACTTTGCTGACTTGAATTTAAAAGCTGCTAACTTATATAAGAATGGTTTTGGGTTACCATTTAGTATATATGTCGAAGCAGATATGAAAAACACTAAAGTTCACGCTTTACACTTTGGTGGTGCAAGCTTGATTTTGCCTGATACCACTACTTATGAAAATCCAGCAGCGAGTGATCTTTTGAACGTTTGGCAAAATCAAACTGAAAAGCTTTTAACCATGGCTGGAGTTAGCGCAGCTGATGCCAAGAAGTATGTAGCCCAAGCACTTGCTTTTGATAAGAAGTTATCTAAGGTAGTTAAGTCATCTGAAGAATGGGCTGACTATCCAGCAATGTATAATCCAGAATCAATTACTGATTTTGAAAGTAAAATTAAGTCATTCAAGTTTGATCAATTCCTAGGTGAATTATTTGATCAAAAACCAGAAAGAATTATTGTTACTGAACCTCGGTACCTAGATCATTTTGAAGAGCTAATCAATCCTGATAATTTTGAAGAAATTAAAGGCTGGATGATTTCAGGTTTTATTAATTCAGTAGCTTCATACTTGTCACAAGACTTCCGTGAGGCAGCTTTCCCATTTTCACAAGCTTTATCAGGTCAACCGGAATTAAGTTCTGGTGTTAAACAAGCTTACCGAATTGCTAACGGGATGTTCTCTGAAGTAGTAGGTGTTTACTATGGTCAAACCTACTTTGGAGCTGAAGCTAAAGCCGATGTTGAAGATATGATTCATAAGATGATTGATGTTTATGAACAAAGAATCACTGATAATGATTGGCTTTCTGAAGATACTAAGAAAAAGGCTATTGTTAAATTACGTGCTTTAATCTTAAAGATTGGTTACCCAGATAAGATTGAAAAAATCTATGATCGTTTCCAAATTGTCCCTGAATCTAAGGGTGGTAGCTTGTATGCTAATGAATCTGCTGCAGGTAAAGAAGAAATTAAGTATAACTTGGAAAAATTAACACAAAATGTTGATCGTACTGTTTGGCTGATGCCAGGTAACCTTGTTAATGCATGTTATGATCCTCAAAGAAATGACATTACTTTCCCAGCTGCCATCTTACAAAAGCCATTCTATGATTTAAAGCAATCACGTGCTTTGAATTATGGTGGTATTGGGGTAGTTATTGCTCACGAAATTTCCCATGCCTTTGATAATAATGGGGCTAAATTTGATGAATTTGGTAATTTAAAGAATTGGTGGACCAAAGAAGACTTTGCAGAATTTGAAAAGCGCACTCAAGAAGAAATTGATCTTTTCAATGGCATTGAATATGGTCCAGTTACTTTGAATGGAAAGCAAATTGTTTCTGAAAATATTGCCGACCAAGGTGGTTTGACTGCAGCAGTTGAAGCTAATAAGGGTGAAGGTGGCAACATGAAAGAAGTATTTGAAAACTTCGCTCGTGTTTGGGCTACTAAACAATTACCAGAATCAATTAAGACACAAGTATCCGTTGATGTTCATGCACCAGGTCCAGAGAGAGCTAACGTGCAATCACAATGCCAAGAAGAATTCTATAAAGCATTTGACGTTAAGCCAGAAGATGGTATGTGGCTTGATCCCGAAAAACGTGTAGTTATTTGGTAA